The Desulfuromonas sp. DNA window CGGACGCCCCTTGCGAATGATCTCCAACGCCTCGACCCCGTCTGCGGCGGTGCGCAGGGAGAGGGGAAGGGGTTTAAGCACATCGATGATCAATTCCCGAAAATAGTTGGAGTCATCCACCACAAGCACCTTCTTCTCGGGAGGCCTTTCCGCCGGCGGCGCGACAGCCTCGGGAACCGGCAGGGGGGCCGGGGCGGGGCTGCGAAGAATGACCTGGAAGGCATTGGAGCACTTGGGACAACGAAGCCGTACTTCCCCCTTGGTGGTTTTTGTCGGGTCGATCCGGTAGCGGCCGCCGCATGCCGGGCACTGAACAGTCATAGCTTTTCCTCTT harbors:
- a CDS encoding response regulator, which gives rise to MTVQCPACGGRYRIDPTKTTKGEVRLRCPKCSNAFQVILRSPAPAPLPVPEAVAPPAERPPEKKVLVVDDSNYFRELIIDVLKPLPLSLRTAADGVEALEIIRKGRPDLVILDLNLPEMNGYELILQVRADPALNGVKVLAMSGVYRTKADTVDAERAGADDFINKSFKPEQLQERVKGLLGG